Proteins encoded in a region of the Fusarium falciforme chromosome 6, complete sequence genome:
- a CDS encoding NACHT-sigma domain-containing protein — protein sequence MEYQAWASGDAPSHTHGDISHFNTYGGYQYNNTGSGNQFPGASFNGPVYFGDNANTRQDQTRRSRENALLKRLHVSPYQDRKERNPDRVPETCDWFVSHRLFREWKESQTSRILWVSADPGCGKSVLAKYLVDQVLPTTQSRTVCYFFFKDDFEDQKSVVSALSCILRQLFLQKRSLLSDSVLDQFDTNGELFTSSFSELWKILLKVAEDERAGEIVCLLDAIDECEDLGRSQLTQALVKLYGTRRNFNLKFLITSRPYGSIRRGFQPLELPELPMIHLSGESEAEMLKISHEIDIFIEARIRDVGARLRLTEREQHQLLGGLKRVPNRTYLWVHLTLDLIENEVDLNKTGLDQITSQIPESVEAAYNRILAKSRDPETAKKLLHIVVAAARPLTLEEMTLALTIQPKHKSYSDIELEPEKRFREKIRDICGLFVTVIDSRIYLLHQTAKEFLVRNQAVGGNYADLPWKHSLLPEESHRLLAEICTRHLLFADFESPPVDKEGNSPSFLFLDYSAKHWASHVRELSIEMQERMTPRILKLCTVKTGRGSFWFGTYWSSTHSGAPRGFTSLMLASYFGLERAVKCLLETGDEDLNTRDYTHQRTAISWAAGNGFGGVVKLLLKDPWLDFKHYKRLFKTRTKIDLQDVFGRTPLTYAIWSGNAAVVRLLLKAGARKRLEDKIGGTPLSYAFCSGRKDIADLLLKGRNQDDLNEDIKALLFSAVRMGDADAVARLLETDKVNASANDNFGNTPLDFAVEGGIDAIVKLLLDTGNVEVGADILPLAARKGKSSIVQMLLESGKVDVNVKDSRLDQAPLLLAARSGFTYMVQLLLDTGKADVDTKDSWGRTPLLWAAANGHGDIVEKLLKTGKADVNAKDMAGRTPLAVACEVGHSGIVKQLLAIGNVFLDTKDHEHRTPLWWATHEGHEEVVWLLVATGKVDLGIKDRNGMTLRGMTNSPWISNYIGS from the coding sequence CCGGGGCAAGTTTCAACGGCCCCGTGTATTTCGGCGACAATGCAAATACCCGACAAGATCAGACCAGAAGGAGTAGAGAAAACGCATTGCTAAAGCGTCTCCACGTTTCACCTTATCAAGATCGAAAAGAACGAAATCCGGATCGAGTTCCCGAGACTTGTGACTGGTTCGTCTCTCATCGTCTCTTTCGAGAATGGAAAGAGAGCCAAACGTCGAGAATCCTGTGGGTTTCTGCAGACCCCGGTTGTGGAAAGTCGGTTCTTGCAAAATACCTTGTCGACCAAGTTCTTCCGACTACACAGTCAAGGACAGTATGTTACTTTTTCTTCAAAGACGACTTTGAGGATCAAAAGAGTGTGGTCAGCGCCCTCAGTTGCATCCTACGCCAACTCTTTCTTCAGAAGCGCAGTCTGCTTTCCGATAGCGTTCTGGACCAATTCGACACGAATGGAGAATTATTCACTAGTTCATTTAGTGAGCTCTGGAAAATCCTCCTCAAAGTCGCAGAAGACGAGCGTGCGGGCGAGATCGTCTGTCTTCTAGATGCCATTGACGAATGCGAAGACCTGGGGAGGTCTCAGCTCACTCAGGCTTTAGTCAAGCTCTATGGTACCAGAAGGAACTTTAACTTGAAGTTTCTCATCACCAGTCGTCCTTATGGCTCGATCCGTCGTGGTTTTCAACCGCTGGAGCTCCCAGAACTACCCATGATCCACCTGAGTGGTGAAAGCGAGGCCGAGATGTTGAAGATTTCCCACGAGATTGACATCTTCATCGAGGCCAGGATACGAGATGTTGGAGCACGACTCAGGCTGACAGAGAGAGAACAACATCAATTATTGGGCGGCCTTAAGCGAGTTCCCAACAGGACGTATCTATGGGTACATCTGACGCTGGACCTGATCGAGAACGAGGTCGACCTCAACAAGACTGGACTAGATCAAATCACTTCTCAGATTCCCGAATCAGTCGAAGCCGCTTACAACAGGATTCTAGCAAAGAGCCGAGACCCCGAAACGGCAAAGAAGCTGCTTCATATTGTTGTGGCAGCAGCGCGACCTCTCACCCTCGAGGAGATGACGCTGGCCTTGACTATCCAACCGAAGCACAAGTCTTACAGCGATATCGAGCTTGAGCCTGAAAAACGCTTCCGCGAGAAGATCCGAGACATCTGCGGGCTTTTCGTAACCGTCATCGACTCGAGGATCTACCTGCTTCATCAAACCGCCAAAGAGTTCCTGGTCCGCAATCAGGCTGTGGGTGGCAATTATGCTGACCTCCCATGGAAACACTCCCTTCTCCCCGAAGAATCACACCGCCTCCTCGCCGAGATTTGTACTCGGCACCTCCTTTTCGCAGACTTTGAGTCGCCTCCCGTCGACAAGGAAGGGAACTCCCCctcctttctctttcttGATTACTCTGCGAAGCATTGGGCTTCCCATGTTCGCGAGCTGTCAATCGAGATGCAAGAACGCATGACGCCCCGGATATTGAAGCTTTGTACTGTAAAGACGGGCCGTGGCTCTTTCTGGTTTGGAACGTACTGGAGTAGTACGCACTCTGGCGCTCCTCGTGGGTTTACTAGTCTCATGCTCGCCTCCTACTTTGGCCTAGAGAGGGCTGTCAAGTGCTTACTCGAGACGGGAGACGAGGACCTAAACACCCGAGATTATACACATCAACGGACAGCCATTTCCTGGGCCGCAGGGAACGGCTTTGGCGGCGTCGTCAAGCTACTTCTCAAGGACCCCTGGCTTGACTTTAAGCACTACAAGCGTCTGTTCAAGACGAGGACAAAGATCGACCTTCAGGACGTATTCGGGAGGACCCCATTGACGTACGCTATTTGGAGTGGCAATGCAGCGGTAGTCAGGCTGCTACTCAAGGCAGGGGCGCGGAAGAGGTTGGAGGACAAGATCGGGGGAACGCCCTTGTCGTATGCCTTTTGCTCTGGACGTAAGGATATTGCCGACCTGCTGCTCAAGGGGAGGAATCAGGACGACCTAAACGAGGACATCAAGGCACTGCTCTTCTCAGCTGTGAGGATGGGCGACGCTGACGCAGTTGCGCGACTTCTCGAGACGGATAAAGTCAACGCCAGCGCAAACGACAATTTCGGCAACACGCCACTCGACTTTGCCGTCGAGGGTGGTATTGACGCCATAGTCAAACTGCTCCTCGACACGGGCAACGTCGAGGTTGGCGCAGATATCCTCCCCTTGGCGGCCCGGAAGGGCAAGTCGTCCATCGTCCAGATGCTCCTCGAGTCAGGCAAGGTTGACGTCAACGTCAAAGACTCACGGCTCGATCAAGCGCCGCTGTTGCTGGCCGCCAGATCGGGCTTCACGTACATGGTCCAGCTGCTCCTGGACACGGGCAAGGCCGACGTCGACACCAAGGACAGCTGGGGTAGGACACCACTATTATGGGCCGCGGCAAACGGCCACGGGGATAttgtcgagaagctcctcaagaCGGGCAAGGCCGATGTGAACGCGAAGGACATGGCGGGTCGGACGCCGTTGGCTGTGGCATGCGAGGTTGGTCACAGCGGCATTGTCAAGCAGCTCCTCGCAATAGGCAACGTTTTCCTCGACACCAAGGACCATGAGCACAGAACGCCGTTGTGGTGGGCCACCCACGAGGGCCACGAAGAGGTCGTCTGGCTGCTTGTGGCCACAGGAAAGGTCGACCTCGGCATCAAGGACAGGAACGGCATGACACTGAGGGGGATGACCAACAGCCCCTGGATCAGTAACTACATAGGTTCTTAG